The following proteins come from a genomic window of Streptomyces liliiviolaceus:
- a CDS encoding SDR family oxidoreductase has protein sequence MVDTQFTTHAELFDLRGKRALVTGGTRGIGMMIARGLLQAGARVVISSRSAEACAQAQEHLSRFGEVRAIPADLSRHDECRRLSDLVTADSERLDILVNNAGALWDEPLATFPDEAWDTVVDLNLKSPFWLVQSLLPTLRKAGTADDPARIINIGSIAAIHIPQRPNYSYSSSKAALHQLTRVLAKELGPQHVTVNAVAPGPFPSTMMAATLDELGEAIAAAAPLRRIGRDDDMAGVAVFLAGRAGAYLTGTVIPVDGGIATTA, from the coding sequence GTGGTGGACACCCAATTCACAACGCATGCAGAACTTTTCGATCTGCGAGGAAAGCGCGCACTCGTCACCGGTGGCACCAGAGGTATCGGGATGATGATCGCGCGTGGCCTTCTCCAAGCGGGCGCCCGCGTGGTCATCAGCTCACGCAGCGCGGAAGCCTGTGCTCAGGCGCAGGAACACCTGTCCCGATTCGGTGAGGTGCGGGCCATCCCCGCCGATCTGTCCCGCCACGACGAGTGCCGACGGCTGTCCGACCTCGTCACCGCCGACTCGGAGCGGCTCGACATCCTCGTCAACAACGCGGGCGCCCTGTGGGACGAGCCGCTGGCGACGTTCCCGGACGAGGCCTGGGACACGGTTGTCGACCTCAACCTGAAGTCGCCGTTCTGGCTGGTCCAATCGCTGCTGCCGACACTTCGCAAGGCGGGCACCGCCGACGATCCCGCCAGGATCATCAACATCGGCAGCATCGCCGCCATCCACATCCCCCAGCGGCCCAACTACTCGTACTCCAGCAGTAAAGCCGCACTGCATCAACTCACCCGAGTGCTCGCCAAGGAACTGGGACCGCAGCACGTCACCGTCAACGCCGTGGCACCGGGACCGTTCCCCTCGACGATGATGGCCGCGACCCTCGACGAGCTCGGCGAGGCGATCGCGGCGGCGGCCCCACTGCGCCGGATCGGCCGCGACGACGACATGGCGGGTGTCGCCGTGTTCCTCGCCGGCCGGGCAGGCGCCTACCTGACCGGCACCGTGATCCCCGTCGACGGCGGCATCGCCACCACCGCGTAG
- a CDS encoding sensor histidine kinase: MPTPRALPTPRALLNRLPFRTRLALAFSGLFLLTGILLLAFVVLLARYGTAQQAQGIAVTYGDAESALTTQPDPTAPFGRTTPVEPTLPTRPEYLPEPPSDVALIQKIDQTVQAVQDTALRQMVFWSAIGLLAMALLAGFLGRWLAGRALHPVTSMTRAARRISEQNLHQRLALTGPDDELHRLADTFDTMLDRLERSFESQRRFVANASHELKTPLAVQRATLQVGLADPLPDGLTGVREDLLTANREAEQLIDGLLLLARSDRGLEKTEPVDLATTARLAMAELAPQAARDGVRVDLRAGTPAVVPGDPVLLRHLLTNLIRNAIQYNHPEGHVLVRLDASTVTVTNSGPRIAADRIPDLFEPFRRLDGDRTATTGHGLGLSIAASIAQAHHASLTARPGPENGLTLTLRFP; this comes from the coding sequence TTGCCGACCCCTCGGGCCCTGCCGACCCCTCGGGCCCTGCTGAACCGCCTGCCCTTCCGCACCCGCCTCGCCCTGGCTTTCTCCGGACTCTTCCTCCTGACCGGCATCCTCCTCCTCGCCTTCGTGGTGCTGCTCGCCCGCTACGGAACAGCCCAGCAGGCCCAGGGAATCGCGGTCACGTACGGCGATGCCGAGAGCGCCCTCACGACACAGCCCGACCCCACAGCGCCGTTCGGCCGCACGACACCTGTCGAACCCACGCTCCCCACGCGGCCGGAGTACCTCCCCGAGCCCCCGAGCGACGTCGCCCTGATCCAGAAGATCGACCAGACCGTGCAGGCTGTCCAGGACACGGCCCTGCGCCAGATGGTGTTCTGGTCCGCCATCGGCCTGCTGGCCATGGCGCTCCTCGCCGGATTCCTCGGCCGGTGGCTCGCCGGACGCGCCCTGCACCCCGTCACCTCCATGACCAGGGCCGCGCGCCGCATCAGCGAGCAGAACCTGCACCAACGCCTCGCGCTCACCGGCCCCGACGACGAACTCCACCGCCTCGCCGACACCTTCGACACCATGCTCGACCGGCTAGAGCGGTCCTTCGAGAGCCAGCGCCGCTTCGTCGCCAACGCCTCCCACGAACTCAAGACACCCCTCGCCGTCCAGCGCGCCACCCTGCAGGTAGGCCTCGCCGACCCCCTGCCCGACGGCCTCACCGGCGTCCGTGAGGACCTGCTCACCGCCAACCGGGAAGCCGAACAGCTCATCGACGGACTCCTCCTGCTCGCCCGCAGCGACCGCGGCCTGGAGAAGACCGAACCCGTGGACCTCGCGACCACCGCCCGGCTTGCGATGGCCGAACTCGCCCCTCAGGCAGCGCGGGACGGCGTCCGCGTCGACCTCCGCGCCGGCACCCCCGCGGTCGTTCCCGGCGATCCCGTCCTGCTGCGGCACCTGCTGACGAACCTCATCCGAAACGCCATCCAGTACAACCACCCCGAAGGCCACGTCCTCGTACGACTCGACGCCTCCACCGTGACGGTGACCAACAGCGGACCCCGCATCGCCGCAGACCGCATCCCCGACCTCTTCGAACCCTTCCGCCGACTCGACGGAGACCGTACCGCGACCACGGGCCACGGCCTGGGACTTTCCATCGCCGCCTCCATCGCGCAGGCCCACCACGCTTCCCTGACAGCACGCCCCGGCCCGGAGAACGGACTCACACTGACCCTGCGCTTCCCCTGA
- a CDS encoding response regulator transcription factor → MRVLVAEDHRVLARTVATGLRRQAMAVDIAATGDEAERMCLLTAYDVLILDRDLPVMSGDEVCRRLRELTDPPRILMLTAAGELTDRIYGLTELGADDYLPKPFDFTELVARIRALSRRIPKPAPALLHFGNLTLDETRREASVDGQPLELSPKETAVLHLLMRAGGAPVTHDDIVRTVWDEHLDTRTSVVRTTISRLRGKLGDPGLIRTDKGEGYRLCD, encoded by the coding sequence ATGAGAGTTCTGGTAGCCGAAGATCACCGCGTCCTCGCCCGCACCGTCGCCACCGGTCTACGCCGTCAGGCGATGGCCGTGGACATCGCCGCGACGGGCGACGAAGCCGAGCGGATGTGCCTGCTCACCGCCTACGACGTACTGATCCTCGACCGCGACCTGCCCGTCATGAGCGGTGACGAGGTCTGCAGACGGCTGCGTGAACTCACCGACCCGCCCCGCATCCTGATGCTCACCGCGGCCGGCGAGCTCACCGACAGGATCTACGGCCTCACCGAACTCGGCGCCGACGACTATCTCCCCAAACCCTTCGACTTCACCGAACTCGTCGCCCGTATCAGGGCACTGAGCCGCCGCATCCCCAAACCTGCCCCCGCCCTGCTGCACTTCGGCAACCTCACCCTCGACGAGACGCGACGCGAAGCATCCGTGGACGGACAACCGCTGGAGCTCTCGCCGAAAGAGACCGCGGTCCTGCACCTGCTGATGCGGGCCGGCGGAGCGCCGGTGACCCACGACGACATCGTCCGCACCGTCTGGGACGAACACCTCGACACCCGCACCAGCGTGGTCCGCACCACCATCAGCCGCCTGCGCGGCAAACTCGGCGACCCCGGCCTGATCCGCACCGACAAGGGAGAGGGATACCGGCTGTGCGACTGA
- a CDS encoding ABC transporter permease, whose amino-acid sequence MNFVKRAGMSLGVRRSRTAALLAIFLVVCTLLLGGFLLQAAAARQEADAQRAIGVDVTVRKEGLSPALADRLGALGPVHRYNTEVPVRAGARGFTPLVSRVPEPGGASPEHEGDGDGGKGALSVHGVRDSGMLLPFSYGSTRITAGRGISSGDTGRGVAVIEQRLADQNHLEVGDTLRVRSADDERTAAVTVVGVFQDPTQDPATWAPAHRLPGNTLYVPVDIARKLGGGAATVSEAVLRIGSPDQARQLHAAAEKLLGGDGLEFRVNDKAYRDQVQPIQRVGAFAGLIIWVIALAGTLILGLVVMLQIRERRFELGVLLAMGEKKWKLIGQHAVEVAAVALPAVALAALACSLGGQSTGEALLGHRSGPASAGRVPQAGTGPPTVRVEPADVGRVAGIALGISLVSTVIPGIGILRLHPRSVLTDTE is encoded by the coding sequence ATGAACTTCGTCAAACGCGCCGGGATGAGCCTGGGTGTCAGAAGGTCCAGGACCGCCGCCCTGCTCGCGATCTTCCTGGTCGTCTGCACCCTGCTCCTGGGCGGTTTCCTGCTGCAGGCCGCCGCGGCCCGTCAGGAAGCCGACGCGCAACGCGCCATCGGCGTCGACGTGACGGTCCGGAAGGAGGGTCTCTCCCCCGCCCTGGCCGACCGGCTCGGCGCGCTGGGCCCCGTGCACCGCTACAACACGGAGGTTCCGGTGCGGGCCGGCGCGCGGGGCTTCACACCGCTGGTGTCGAGGGTCCCGGAGCCGGGCGGCGCCTCGCCCGAGCACGAGGGCGATGGCGATGGCGGCAAGGGGGCGTTGTCCGTGCACGGCGTACGGGACTCGGGCATGCTGCTGCCCTTCTCGTACGGGTCGACGAGGATCACGGCGGGCCGCGGCATCTCCTCCGGGGATACGGGCCGCGGTGTCGCGGTGATCGAGCAGCGCTTGGCCGACCAGAACCACCTGGAGGTGGGCGACACCCTCCGGGTGCGGTCGGCGGACGATGAGCGCACCGCGGCCGTGACGGTCGTCGGCGTCTTCCAGGACCCGACGCAGGACCCGGCGACGTGGGCGCCTGCGCACCGGCTCCCCGGCAACACGCTGTACGTCCCGGTGGACATCGCCCGCAAGCTCGGTGGCGGCGCCGCGACGGTCAGCGAGGCGGTACTCAGGATCGGCTCGCCGGACCAGGCCCGCCAACTGCACGCCGCGGCCGAGAAACTGCTGGGCGGGGACGGCCTGGAGTTCCGCGTCAACGACAAGGCGTACCGGGACCAGGTCCAGCCCATCCAGCGGGTGGGCGCCTTCGCGGGGCTGATCATCTGGGTGATCGCCCTGGCCGGAACGCTGATCCTCGGCCTCGTCGTGATGCTGCAGATCCGCGAGCGGCGCTTCGAGCTCGGGGTGCTGCTCGCGATGGGCGAGAAGAAGTGGAAGCTCATCGGCCAGCACGCCGTGGAGGTGGCGGCCGTGGCTCTGCCCGCCGTCGCGCTCGCCGCTCTGGCCTGCTCGCTGGGCGGGCAGAGCACCGGTGAGGCGCTCCTCGGTCACCGGAGCGGACCGGCGTCGGCGGGGCGCGTCCCGCAGGCCGGGACCGGTCCGCCCACGGTACGGGTCGAGCCGGCCGATGTCGGCCGGGTCGCCGGCATCGCGCTGGGGATCTCCCTGGTCTCCACGGTCATCCCGGGCATCGGGATCCTGCGTCTGCACCCCCGCTCCGTCCTCACCGACACCGAATGA
- a CDS encoding FtsX-like permease family protein produces the protein MNFVKRAGLSLWARRGRALITLATFLAISVMVLAGVLVDDATARAELAAKRSVGAEVNLDVDMSQLADTGQLQAPRIDAATVDRIGALPEVQSYTYTIWDRALLTGRDKLVDGGPKDPMGPGGTVGMGVLDSSLLPDFRSGRSTLLSGEHITAADQEKKQLLIEERLARRNGLKVGDRITLTGNDEKTTGKFTVGGIYRDPRPTAEADAEYGISPANMIYGSVGGLSALDSAGDGPRKVGKATFVLRDADGQGPFKSGAKRIAGSALTGFKLDTNDKALQQMTGPLGGIRSTATLAMWLMGLAGAAVLALLVNLAVKQRRTEYGVLLAMGERKNRLIAQQALEIVAVAAVAVGLSALFTPALTQSAGQALLGREASAAERKLDSWQPPAPGSTGIYQGIDPDDRPVENADPIDRITVALGPADLATVGGVGLGIGLLATAVPAASVLRLSPRTILTKGK, from the coding sequence ATGAACTTCGTCAAACGCGCAGGGCTCAGCCTGTGGGCCCGCAGGGGCCGCGCCCTGATCACCCTCGCCACCTTCCTCGCCATCTCCGTGATGGTGCTGGCCGGTGTCCTGGTCGACGACGCGACGGCCCGGGCCGAACTGGCCGCCAAACGCTCGGTCGGCGCCGAGGTCAACCTCGACGTGGACATGAGCCAACTGGCCGACACCGGACAGCTCCAGGCTCCGCGCATCGACGCCGCGACCGTCGACAGGATCGGGGCCCTGCCCGAGGTGCAGAGCTACACCTACACGATCTGGGACCGTGCCCTCCTCACGGGCCGCGACAAACTGGTCGACGGCGGACCGAAGGATCCCATGGGCCCCGGCGGAACCGTGGGTATGGGCGTCCTGGACTCCTCGCTGCTGCCCGACTTCCGCAGCGGCAGGTCCACTCTCCTGTCCGGTGAGCACATCACCGCTGCCGACCAGGAGAAGAAACAGCTCCTGATCGAGGAGCGCCTGGCCCGGCGGAACGGCCTCAAGGTCGGCGACAGGATCACCCTCACCGGCAACGACGAGAAGACCACGGGCAAGTTCACCGTGGGCGGCATCTACCGCGACCCGCGCCCCACCGCCGAGGCCGACGCCGAGTACGGCATCAGTCCGGCCAACATGATCTACGGATCGGTGGGCGGCCTCTCCGCGCTCGACTCCGCAGGAGACGGCCCGCGGAAGGTCGGCAAGGCCACGTTCGTCCTCCGGGACGCGGACGGACAAGGCCCGTTCAAGAGCGGGGCCAAGCGGATCGCGGGCTCGGCACTGACCGGCTTCAAGCTGGACACCAACGACAAGGCCCTCCAGCAGATGACGGGGCCGCTGGGAGGCATCCGCTCCACGGCCACCCTCGCCATGTGGCTGATGGGTCTCGCGGGCGCGGCCGTACTCGCCCTTCTGGTCAACCTGGCCGTCAAGCAGCGCCGCACGGAGTACGGCGTCCTGCTGGCGATGGGTGAGAGGAAGAACAGGCTCATCGCCCAGCAGGCCCTGGAGATCGTCGCCGTCGCCGCCGTGGCCGTGGGCCTCAGCGCCCTGTTCACCCCGGCACTGACGCAGAGCGCCGGCCAGGCGCTGCTCGGCAGGGAAGCCTCCGCCGCCGAGCGGAAACTCGACTCCTGGCAGCCTCCGGCCCCCGGCAGCACCGGAATCTATCAGGGCATCGACCCGGACGACCGGCCCGTGGAGAACGCCGACCCCATCGACAGGATCACCGTCGCGCTCGGCCCGGCGGACCTCGCAACGGTGGGCGGTGTCGGCCTCGGCATCGGCCTCCTCGCCACCGCCGTCCCGGCCGCGTCCGTACTGCGGCTGAGTCCCCGCACCATCCTCACGAAGGGCAAGTGA
- a CDS encoding ABC transporter ATP-binding protein: MTTLPASTAPPLLRLAGVSHTYSGQRRRTTVLKDVDHTFERGTFYTVLGPSGSGKTTLLSLASGLDTPTKGTISFNGQDLTELGLGRYRNKHAATVFQQYNLLTYMTALQNVTTAMEITGAKPVTGTRRARALRLLEDIGLDRATATRNVLRLSGGQQQRVAIARALACDVDILFADEPTGNLDEDTAQGIIDTFRDLAHEQGTCVVVVTHSQHLASQSDRVLRLRKGRLTEQVNAR, translated from the coding sequence ATGACCACGCTCCCCGCCAGCACGGCTCCGCCCCTTCTGCGCCTGGCAGGCGTCAGCCACACCTACTCCGGCCAGCGCCGCAGGACCACGGTCCTCAAAGACGTCGACCACACCTTCGAACGAGGCACCTTCTACACCGTCCTGGGCCCCTCCGGCAGCGGCAAGACCACCCTGCTCTCCCTCGCCAGCGGCCTCGACACCCCCACCAAGGGCACCATCAGCTTCAACGGGCAGGACCTCACCGAGCTCGGTCTCGGCCGCTACCGCAACAAGCACGCCGCCACGGTCTTCCAGCAGTACAACCTCCTCACCTACATGACCGCCCTCCAGAACGTCACCACCGCCATGGAGATCACCGGCGCGAAACCCGTCACCGGAACCCGCAGGGCACGGGCCCTGCGGCTCCTGGAGGACATCGGCCTCGACAGGGCGACGGCCACCCGCAACGTCCTGCGCCTGTCCGGCGGCCAGCAGCAGCGCGTCGCCATCGCCCGCGCCCTCGCCTGCGACGTCGACATCCTCTTCGCCGACGAACCCACCGGAAACCTCGACGAGGACACCGCCCAGGGCATCATCGACACCTTCCGCGACCTCGCCCACGAGCAGGGCACCTGCGTCGTCGTGGTCACCCACTCCCAGCACCTGGCGTCCCAGTCCGACCGCGTCCTCAGGCTCCGCAAAGGCAGGCTCACGGAACAGGTCAACGCCCGGTGA
- a CDS encoding Lrp/AsnC family transcriptional regulator, with product MEIDELDRQVTHALRINGRAGYREIGAVLGVSDQTVARRYRRLRAEAGVRVVSVPNPIRLGYETWLIRLRTAPESAPRIAGALARRPDTGWVSITSGGTEIACMARVPASADRETLLLQKLPRTPRVTSVSAHCVIHQFVGGAVGPDLHDDALTAEQITALTPARPPQGSDRPATRLTPADAPLLEALAQDGRLGYAELAAAAGWPESTTRRRVQELFESGALYTDVEIDVELYGFRAPVLLWLTVSPSRLAAVGAALRAHEEVVFAAATTGPTNVQALVVCRDMPELYRYLTEKLGSLDGVERIESEPLLHNVKQLGTVR from the coding sequence GTGGAAATCGATGAGCTGGACCGGCAGGTGACGCACGCGCTGCGGATCAACGGCCGGGCCGGGTACCGGGAGATCGGCGCGGTGCTCGGCGTCTCCGACCAGACCGTCGCCCGGCGATACCGCCGGCTGCGCGCCGAAGCGGGCGTGCGGGTGGTCAGCGTGCCCAACCCCATCCGGCTGGGCTACGAAACCTGGCTGATCCGCCTGCGTACCGCCCCGGAGTCGGCGCCGCGGATCGCCGGCGCGCTGGCCCGCCGCCCGGACACCGGCTGGGTGTCGATCACCTCCGGCGGTACCGAGATCGCCTGCATGGCGCGGGTACCGGCCTCGGCCGACCGGGAGACCCTGCTGCTGCAGAAACTGCCCCGGACCCCGCGGGTGACCTCCGTCAGCGCGCACTGCGTCATCCACCAGTTCGTCGGCGGGGCGGTCGGACCCGACCTGCACGACGACGCACTGACCGCCGAACAGATCACCGCGCTGACTCCGGCCAGGCCGCCGCAGGGGAGCGACCGACCGGCGACGCGCCTCACCCCCGCGGACGCGCCCCTGCTGGAGGCGCTCGCCCAGGACGGGCGGCTCGGCTACGCGGAGTTGGCGGCTGCCGCCGGCTGGCCGGAGTCGACCACCCGCCGCCGGGTGCAGGAACTGTTCGAGTCCGGGGCGCTCTACACCGACGTGGAGATCGATGTGGAGCTGTACGGGTTCCGCGCCCCCGTCCTACTCTGGCTGACGGTGTCCCCGTCCCGGCTGGCGGCCGTCGGCGCGGCACTTCGCGCGCACGAGGAGGTCGTCTTCGCGGCGGCCACCACCGGTCCGACGAACGTACAGGCCCTCGTCGTCTGCCGGGACATGCCGGAGCTCTACCGGTACCTGACCGAGAAACTGGGCTCGCTGGACGGTGTGGAGCGGATCGAGTCGGAGCCGCTGCTGCACAACGTCAAGCAGCTCGGCACGGTGCGCTGA